CGCTGAGGCCGTCCCTCCACGCAGACCGGCGAAACAGAGGAGACGGATGCGATCCGTTGAAGCAGTCGCCATAGTCCCCGCGGGCGGGATCGGGCGGCGGATGCTGGCCCGCCAGCCCAAACAATACCTCCGGCTCGGCGGGGCGCCGGTGCTCGTCCACACGGTGAAGGCGCTCGGGAACGCGTCCTGCGTGAGCGCGATCGTCGTCGCGGTGCCCGCCGAGCGGCAGGAGGCGACGCGGCGACTCCTCCGCGTTCACCATGTGCCGAAGATCTTGGCGGTGGTGGCGGGAGGAGCCGAGCGGCAGGACTCGGTCTGGCTCGGCCTGCAGGCGGCGGGCGCCCCGGAATGGGTGCTGGTGCACGACGCGGTGCGCCCGTTCATCACGCCGACGCTGGTGGCGCGCGTGCTCGCCGGGGCGGCCCGCACCGGCGCCGCCACGTGCGGCCTTCCCGTGCGCGAGACGGTGAAGCGGGTGCAGGAGGCCGTGGTCGAATCCACGCTCGACCGTGCCGGGCTCTGGCTCGTCCAGACGCCGCAGGCCTTTCGCCGCGAGCTCCTCTGGGAAGCCCACGATAAGGCGCGTCGCGACGGCTACGGCGGGACGGACGACGCGGTGCTGGTCGAGCGGCTGGGCGGGCGGGTCGCGATGGTGCTCGGCCTTCCCGAGAATCTCAAGATCACGACGCCCGAGGATCTGCGTACGGCGCGGCGCTGGACGGGACAGCGCGCCCGGTGAGCCCCGTGCGCTCGGGGCTGGGATTCGACCTCCACCCGCTGGTGGAGGGGCGGCCGCTCGTGCTGGGCGGCGTGACGGTGCCGGGCCCGCGCGGTCTCGGCGGGCACTCCGACGCGGACGTGCTCACCCACGCAGTCTGCGAAGCGTTCCTGGGCGCGCTGGCCCTGGGCGATCTCGGCCGCATGTTCCCCGACAGCGACCCGCGCTACCGCGGCATCTCGAGCCTCGAGCTCCTCCGCGCGGTGGTGCGAACGGTCGCCGCCAACGGCGGCACCCCGGTGAACGTGGACGCCACCGTGATCTGCCAGGCCCCGCGCCTGGCCGCCCATCTCGACGAGATGGCCCGCCGTCTCGCCGAGACCATCCAGGTGGCGCCGGGGCGTGTCAGCGTGAAGGCGAAGAGCCCGGAGCACCTGGGGCTGCTCGGCCGCGAGGAAGGCATCGCGGCCATGGCGGTGGTCGCCGTCGAGGTCAACTCTCTCAGCTAGGAGCCCAGCGTGCCCATCAAGATCTACAACACCCTGACGCGGCGGAAGGAGGACTTCGTTCCCATCGACCGGAGTGAGGTCCGTATCTACGTCTGCGGAGTCACGGTGTACGACGTCTCCCACATCGGGCATGCCCGGAGCGCGCTCGTGTTCGACATGATGCGGCGCTACCTCCGCTTCCGCGGGTACGGCACGCGCGTCGTTCGCAACTACACCGACGTGGACGACAAGATCATCAAGCGCGCCCACGCCGAGGGGGTCACCCCGCGCGAGATCTCCGAGCGGTTCATCGAGGCGGAGCGCGCCGACATGGCCTCGCTGGGCCTGCTTCCTCCCGACGTGGAGCCCAAGGCGACCGAGCACATCCCGCAGATGATCGACCTCATCGAACGGCTCATCGCCAAGGGCTTCGCCTATCCGGTGGACGGCGACGTCTACTATGAGGTGCGCCGCTTCCCCGACTACGGGCGCCTGTCCGGGAAGAACCTGGACGAGCTCCTCGCGGGCGCGCGGGTGGAAGTCGACGAGCGCAAGCGGGATCCGCGCGACTTCGCGCTCTGGAAGGCGGCGAAGCCGGGCGAGCCCTCCTGGGAGAGTCCCTGGGGCCCGGGCCGGCCGGGCTGGCACATCGAGTGCTCGGCGATGGCGATGCAGCATCTCGGCGATACCATCGACATTCACGGCGGGGGGATCGACCTGATCTTCCCCCATCACTCGTGCGAGATCGCCCAGACGGAGGGCGTGACCGGCAAGCCCTTCGCCCGCTACTGGGCCCACAACGGCTTCGTGAACCTGGGCGCCGAGAAGATGTCCAAGTCGCTCGGCAACACCCTGTCCATTCGCGAGCTGGTGAAGCGGCACGATCCCGAGGCCCTGCGCCTCTACCTTCTGGGCACGCATTACCGGCACGCGCTCGAGTGGGGCGAGGAGCGCGTGGAGGAAGCGGCGAAGGCGCTGGGCCGGCTCCGCGCGGTCGTGACGGAAGCCGAGAAGCTGGCGGCGCGCGGCACGCCGCCGCCCGGCCCGGATCACGGGCTCTTCGACGAGGTGGCGCGGGAGCGCCAGCGCTTCGAGGCCGCCATGGACGACGACTTCAACAGCCCGCAGGCGCTGGGCGTGCTCTTCGACCTCGCGCGGACGCTGCAGGGGGCGCGGGCGCAGGTGAGCGAGGGCAAGGCGGGGGCGGGCGCGTTCCTCATGGGGGTCGGCGAGCTCGTGACGCTGGCGCGCTCGCTGGGCCTGCTCGAGGCGCGGGTCGAGGCGGCGCCGGCGGTGGACGGCCGGCTCAAGGCCCACATCGAGTCGCTGGTGTGGCTGCGCGAGGAGGCACGCAAGAAGCGCGACTTCGCGGAGGCCGACCGGTTGCGCGCGGAGCTGGACACGATGAACGTGGTGCTGGAGGACAGCCGGGAGGGCACGACCTGGAGGCTCAGGCGATGAAGGAGGAGGGCGCGCCCCTCTTCGGGCGCAATCCCGTGCTCGAGCTGCTCCGCGCGGCGTCGCGGAGCGTGGACGAGATTGCGATCCTCTCCGAGGGCCGGGGCCCCGCCCTGCAGGAGCTGCTCACGCTGGCCCGCGCGCGGGGGGTGAAGGTCTCCTACCGCACCCGCGATCAGCTCACCGCGATCGCGGGCAGCCCCCATCACCAGGGCGTGGTGGCGCGCGTGGCCGAGGCCGCCTACGCGAGCCTGGGGGATCTTCTGGCCGTGCCGGCGGAGCGCGGGGAGCCGGCCTTCTTCCTGGCGCTGGACCGGATCCAGGACCCCCGGAATCTCGGTGCCGTCTTAAGGAGTGCGGATGCCGCCGGGGCTCACGGCGTCATTCTCCCCAAACATCAAGCGGTGGGGATCACGCCCGCGGCCGCCAAGACGGCAATGGGGGCGGTAGAGCATCTGCCGGTCGCACGCGAGACGAATCTGGTCCAAGTGCTCGAAACATTGAAGAAAGAGTCCATCTGGGTCATGGGGGCGACGGCCAAGGGCGGGCAGGAGCCCTGGAGGGTCGATCTCACCCTGCCCCTGTGTCTCGTCATGGGGGGCGAGGGGGAGGGGCTGCGCCCCCTGGTGACCCGGACATGCGACCTCTTGCTCACACTCCCGATGCGGGGCAAGATCGGGTCGCTCAATGTCTCGGCGGCGACGACGGCGCTGTGCTACGAGGTGGTCCGTCAGAGGGTGGTGAGAGCAAAAACCCCTTGACTTGTCAATACCGCGTAAGTAGGGTGAAGTTTTGCGACTGC
This region of Candidatus Methylomirabilota bacterium genomic DNA includes:
- the ispD gene encoding 2-C-methyl-D-erythritol 4-phosphate cytidylyltransferase, yielding MRSVEAVAIVPAGGIGRRMLARQPKQYLRLGGAPVLVHTVKALGNASCVSAIVVAVPAERQEATRRLLRVHHVPKILAVVAGGAERQDSVWLGLQAAGAPEWVLVHDAVRPFITPTLVARVLAGAARTGAATCGLPVRETVKRVQEAVVESTLDRAGLWLVQTPQAFRRELLWEAHDKARRDGYGGTDDAVLVERLGGRVAMVLGLPENLKITTPEDLRTARRWTGQRAR
- the ispF gene encoding 2-C-methyl-D-erythritol 2,4-cyclodiphosphate synthase, producing MSPVRSGLGFDLHPLVEGRPLVLGGVTVPGPRGLGGHSDADVLTHAVCEAFLGALALGDLGRMFPDSDPRYRGISSLELLRAVVRTVAANGGTPVNVDATVICQAPRLAAHLDEMARRLAETIQVAPGRVSVKAKSPEHLGLLGREEGIAAMAVVAVEVNSLS
- the cysS gene encoding cysteine--tRNA ligase, which codes for MPIKIYNTLTRRKEDFVPIDRSEVRIYVCGVTVYDVSHIGHARSALVFDMMRRYLRFRGYGTRVVRNYTDVDDKIIKRAHAEGVTPREISERFIEAERADMASLGLLPPDVEPKATEHIPQMIDLIERLIAKGFAYPVDGDVYYEVRRFPDYGRLSGKNLDELLAGARVEVDERKRDPRDFALWKAAKPGEPSWESPWGPGRPGWHIECSAMAMQHLGDTIDIHGGGIDLIFPHHSCEIAQTEGVTGKPFARYWAHNGFVNLGAEKMSKSLGNTLSIRELVKRHDPEALRLYLLGTHYRHALEWGEERVEEAAKALGRLRAVVTEAEKLAARGTPPPGPDHGLFDEVARERQRFEAAMDDDFNSPQALGVLFDLARTLQGARAQVSEGKAGAGAFLMGVGELVTLARSLGLLEARVEAAPAVDGRLKAHIESLVWLREEARKKRDFAEADRLRAELDTMNVVLEDSREGTTWRLRR
- the rlmB gene encoding 23S rRNA (guanosine(2251)-2'-O)-methyltransferase RlmB gives rise to the protein MKEEGAPLFGRNPVLELLRAASRSVDEIAILSEGRGPALQELLTLARARGVKVSYRTRDQLTAIAGSPHHQGVVARVAEAAYASLGDLLAVPAERGEPAFFLALDRIQDPRNLGAVLRSADAAGAHGVILPKHQAVGITPAAAKTAMGAVEHLPVARETNLVQVLETLKKESIWVMGATAKGGQEPWRVDLTLPLCLVMGGEGEGLRPLVTRTCDLLLTLPMRGKIGSLNVSAATTALCYEVVRQRVVRAKTP